The Primulina eburnea isolate SZY01 chromosome 12, ASM2296580v1, whole genome shotgun sequence genome includes the window AGTTAATAGAGGTACATTTTGTCATATAAATACAGTTACAAAAAGAAAACAGACCGAGGAGAATTGTTTCGTGGGCAAGCAATTTAATAAGTATAAAAAACTAATAACTATGGATCCCAAACAAAAATAGAGTTCATGGTAGTCGCAACTCAAAAGTAACTGAACAATATGTCGTGAAAAAAATAGAAACGTGAATTTTGTCGTTTATAATTCACAAATTTATCAAGTCCAGTGCTTAGGTTTCTACTTACAAACCTTACAACATAAATTTATTTTGTCTCCTAACAgtagaaaatattaaatatgataTACAACATAGAAATGTTTTCGGGCATCTAACACATCCGAAACGATTATGTACAAATCATATTCCTTTACTAAGTCTTCTGCAGATGATGGCTTTAGCACTGAGAACCAGGTGCTTGACACAGAAGCAGCCAATACTAGCGGCTTCATTTTAAATATAACAATAAGGAATGACCTGGTTTGTTCACCTGCGCTGCTGGCACACACGGCAAATGGTAGCTGATTTATCGTTGACAAGTGTGCAGTAATCACAAGACCAGTGATCCGAGTCATCTAAGTTTGTAGAACTGCTTAATTTGGACGCAGTTCCCTTTCCCCGACTGCCTCTTCCTTTGCCACTGCCACTTCCCAGATTATTGGAGCTACCTGCTCTGCTGCTTGCTGCATGAGAGTCTACATCTGATAGACCATTTTCTAAAGCTCTAACGAGGTTCTCAAAATAATTCTTAGTAACGCTGCAATTTTTGAAATTCAGGAAGGTGAATGAGTTCAAGTTAAATATTAGAAAACATATATTTATCTAAGAGAGGAAAAACCTATATTGAGAGGCCCTGTTAATTCTTCTCAGTGAAAGGAAGAAGACATCACAATTCTCACTTGGTTAAAGAGTGACAAGCACTTTTTCCTGCACTCATAACTCTACCCGGAGAACATAATTATCTATGTTAATTATCTGTAAACCAGGACTACTTGAAAAACATAATTCTAGAGCAAAGTTGAGATCAATTCAACATCTAATGATCCAGAACAATTTTTTCTTCATGGAAGAATGGGCACAAACTGGGTTTGTTTGAGGAAAATACAAGGTGTCGAATTAATTGGGTTAAACAATGCGCCTTTGGTGAACAAGGATCGGTATGTTTGAAGGGCACAACGCATCATCAAATATTAAATATGGAGTACGCAAGTTAAGCAGAAGAGAGAATGTTAGTTGGGTTCACCTGGTCAATCCTGCCAACTTTGTTCGAAACTCATTGAACTCTTTTGATGGACCCTCAGAATTTAGGTAGCCCTGAAATTCCTTCTCTGCACATTGATGAAGCCGTTCCAAACCAGACTCTGCCTCACCTAAAGAATACAGAGATAAAGGGGTAAAATGCGAATGAAAGACCAAATCAACATATTCGAAGTAGGATAAATTGCAGACCTTGTACATACTCAAAAAACTGCTTCTTAGCAAGCTCATCCCCAGGTAGATAATATCCATATGCATATGTCCATTTCAAAACTCGTCTACATTCAACAATCTGTAAAAGGCCAATGCAAGCAAATAAGCTAAAAAACTGGTGTACTTTTTAAGAGCTTGGATGATCAACATAAGTCCCATGTCCTAATGTGTCTATAGTTTGTAATTCGTAGCCTACTTCCTAGACACGTTCAGTATAATCTAACCCATAGAAACAAAGAGCACATGCTACGGAGGACGAAATATCAAATTCATAGTGAAATGCTACCAAATAGCACATAGATACAAGTTACTTGGCGATACAATAGAAGAAATTACAGTTAGTTCTTGAAGTAGATGAAGAGGAGGTTCAAAATTCTTTTCTACCTCTTCTAATTACTAGGCAACAATTAAAGATGGTTTTTGAGCTGATTTTTTCTGGTGAGATGTAAGTGAAAAAATAGACAGTTTGATAAATTGAAATTCACTTCTTCAAAACCATCTCTTTTGGCCTTTTTTGCTCGAGAAGCAAGTCCTAGCATGATTATACCTTTCAGTGCTTTAAATGACATCTATCATGTGTATTGACAGTCCACGCAAACTCTTCTCCGAGTTGAAGCGGCCAATGCATGACACATCCATGAAAACAATGCCCTCTAGGCTCTAGCCATAGTAAAAATGATGAATGCTGGGAAAAAATAAAGATCAACATTGTAATGTGGATTGGAGTTCATCAAGATTTTAAGAATGTCTCGATTTTAGATTTGATGAGAGATTGGGATGATGCGTATCATTGAGATAAATTCATATCATGTACTTCTTGATGACAGTGGATCACTTGTCTACTGTTGTACCTTGTCTAaagttattattaataaaatattgttttttataaaaaaaatgatgaaaCTAAGATTTACCTGTTGCCAGGCCTCTATGATGAACTTAAGCTGAGATTCAGGTTGACGCTGTTTGTCGCTTAGTTTCTCTAGCTGCATAATAAAGTCAGCATCAATATACTTCTTCAGCTCTGAAAATAATTCAGGGTACTTATGCTCAAGATACTAATATATCATTAGAACACTCTGATACATACAAAAGGTTTATATTACGGAAAAAGGTCCTTCAAGTGAAGACATTTTGGCCAGAAGTTTATTCTAGTAACATTACTGGGTTTGTTGGTCTCATTTACAGTAAGGTGCTAGGAACGGTACAAATCTTCCAAAGTGGAGAATTAGTGAGCTTCAGAGTGAAGTATGTTTCTTACATGTACTGTTTGCATTTGGTGCAGGTTTTCAAGTGCTCTTTGCCTTGACTGCagaaaagaaaaattataaatttagatTTAGCCATGCAAAACATATACGAAATATGGTATCACAAATGATGGTACAAGTACAGAATTATACATCTCGGGAATAAGAACACATATGCATTTATCACAACCAAATTGAAGATGCGATAGCAAGCCAAATCATACTACTAGATTGGATTTTTGAGCACGTGCCACTTCAATTAATCCTTGAGGCATTGTGATAAATACATAAATTCCTGAATCTGTTAATCATGTGATAGTGAGTTGcctttgtaataaaaaaaagaaatgcCCACTTCACAATATTTCAAGCATATGATACGAAAGAGACGACAAAAAGTTTCCTCTTATTTCTAACATGTCCCGCTGCATGTTTAAGAGTAACAATGTCAAGGAAATAAAGAAAAGATTCTTGTAAGGTGTTTAGATGTGAATAATGCAGTGTCGCAATCCAACTCTGAACACACAAGGTATGAATTAACTGAGAATGAAGACAAAAcgtaaattaaatatttcacaAACATCATGGCCACTACAATCAACTTGAGAAACCATCAGAAAAGTATGCCAAACCACAACATGATAAAATAAGCAAAAATCAGCATACCGATTGATTTGTAGCCCATCTTTCATAGTAATGTGTATATCTTTCTAAAGAATTTTTAGCCATCTCTTTACGTTTTTCAGCTTCATCATACTGTAAACAACAGGAAGATTAAGTTAATAGAGACATGATATGAAGATAAAGCTGTTAGAAACACATGAGAAAGTAACAAACTTATAATCTCACCACTCCTTCTTGCTTGGCAACTTCATAACGGTTGCAGGCGTAAAATCCACCGGTTCTTTCGCCATGTTCAGACCATGCTCCAAGGCAGAGCCTGCAAGTGTGTCCCATCATATGAAATGAGATGACAAGAATTTTCTACAGACTCCACAAAACATGGAAGACAGAGGCAGATGAGAACAAAAATTTTGCAGCTTGTGTTTTGTGTGAGTTGCATCATCTTAGCATGCAAAAGAGTATGGCGGAAAAAATAAAGAATCACTACAGAGTCATCGATATCTTAAATCCAATATGTACATAGAGTGAAATTTAATCTATAATCGATGGCTTATTAAAAACCTTGGGACATTTGTCTTTCATCAACAGAGCAACAAACATACCAGCAAAACTCAAATTTACAAGGTGGCGTGCACGTGATATGCATGCAACCTTGATTCTTCTCAATAGGCCGCTTGCATTTTGGACACGGCTTAGAATTAGCCAATATCCTGAAATAAGACCAGACCAATGTCATTTAGTCATGACAATATTAAGCAAACTGTATAAtattacataattttttttcggAGGGGGGTGTCGCTGGTAAGTCGCAACTATAATATCAATCGAGAAAATAAAATGTGTGAATGAGTACTTTTAGTTAGTACTAATTTATCTTCAAGGTATATTTAAACACAACCAtttctttgtgttgaaaatTTATAAATACCATTTAAAAGCAATAAGAAATTGCCATGTTCTGTCAAAACAATGTTGCAAAGTCATGGAAAAAACATATGAAGGAATTAATTTTGACACCCATGATTTCCAATTAACTAGTATTGTGAAATATACCAGTTCATATTTTCAGACTCGGCACTGTTCTTCAATATCCATTTGGCCACAGTTCCACAATCAACAGGGCGATGAGCTTCCTCAACACACTGCAATGGACTAGATTAATTGCTTTATTCTGGAACAAAAAAGATTGTAATATACTAATAATAGTTAGTCCAAAATGAAGGAAAAAGGACTAGAAGAGTGAATGAAGACTCACATTCCAGCAAAAACAGTGGGAGCAGCGACAAGTAACATCGTAGCTTCCACCACCAACAATAAAATCTACAGCAAAATCACAGCCCGGTGCTGGGCACCATTTCATCTGTGGATGAAATGGAATAAAGAAAGATGGAAAAATTTGAGCACAAGACATAGCTATATACGGTGCTCCAACAAAGTCCCAATCATGATATTGAAATAAAACAGAAGGTGACTTCCTATCATTATGAAGAAAAAATGAACCCGCAAAGTCCATGGATATCGAGAATCTGCCACAACCTAGATTTCAATTTTTAATGGAAAGAAAAACAAACAACGAAAGTTCACAGAttgaaacaacaaaaaaagtgCACGGATTTAACTTAAACTGTTTGGTCATTCTCGTTAATAGTAATGAAAGTACGACTAGTCTCAGCAGCCTCTTCGAATTAAGCTTTCAAAAAAAATCTGAACATCCGGAGCACTCCATAATAGGAGTATTAAGAGCCTCCACGAGAAAAAATGCTATGTATTCTACGGTTAAAAAAGTATGTCCcgataacaaagttgcatgaactCGTTTACCTTCCTATTATCTTCGACGAACGATCTCAAAAAGTAGCGATTATGTTTCACTTTATTGTCATTTAAAGCAATTTTATTCACCATATCCTGGCCAACAGCAGCTCCACAGGATGGATCTGGACAACGCAACTGCAAACATCCGGGGCCATCATTTATGGAAGTGCTAATATAACCTACACAATGAATtacaattaaaaacttagaacAAAAAACAGATGTCATAAAATGATTTATAGAGCAGAATTCCACAGTTGACAAATCATCCCTTCAGGCCAATcagaagaaaatcatatcatcTCTAATGAACAGAAgcagaaaaataataataataataataataataataatgggaACATGTACAAATACAAACCTTGCCAACACATGAAACAAAAGGGATGGCCACAACCAGCAGCACTCATCCTATCACAAGGGTAATTTTCAAAGCAAATTCCACAGGTCAGCTGCAGAGAAAGTGAAAGGCTAAGTTTACATGAACGAAAGTAAAAGAATCCGAGACTTAGAGTACTGGAGATTCTGAGAATATTGAtatgaataatatatttaatgttAGGGATCTATTTCTGTTATTTTTCCACAACTGGTGATTATGCATCCCATAAAACATGTATCTTTGTTGCATTACACCTTCAAAGCgacattatttatgaaatactGCAGAATGAGTAATATAGACTGAATATTTTTTCATATCCTCATGGTATCATAGTGAGTTTGGGATCGCTAATTCTGAACCACAGATGCACCAGGTAAAAATGACTGCAGTGGTGACTTTAGCTCATCAATTTCTCTGTCCAAAATTCTCCTGCTATAGTTCAAAATTATAGTGGTAAGTCTTCCACAAAATACAAAAGCAACATAAATTTTTTACTCCAGTGGTTATAGTCAGTCCTTATGGTGATGAGAAGCAGAGGAAAAGGGAGGGGTGGGGGGGCGTATGTCACTGGAATCAAAGAAACCCCGCCACGAAGATACAGCATacacaaatttgaaattaattgaTTCACTTGTGATGATTTGTATGATTTAATTCGATGGATGCTCAGTGAAGGTAATGTAGGCTGAATGTTTTTTCATAAAATGATTATAGTTATCAATATGTACAATAAAAAATCAACAAAACTTCTACATATTAGGATAACCTCTTTAGCATTAGGAAGAGGAATGTCATTCTCCAACAAACCAACAGCCTTACGAACCTTCTCTTCATCAGCAAACCATTCGTCATTCACCTTACTGACACTCCTGTGAGTCAAGAGCACACGTGAAGGAATTATTcaccaaataaataaaataaccaACTCAATAAAGTTAAGCACATTCAGTAGTTAATCAGCAAAAAAATGCAGTTTTTTACTTCAACAAATCCACTTTCCATTGACAACAAGGTGAGATTAACAAACCATATCACTTTCAAATCCACTTTCACAACGTGTGATCATGTATGATCACAATACATGGTTAAAATTATAGCTAATCCAAACAACCCATTAAAAGAGCCCACTCAAATTTTTTTGCTACCAGTTGTAATGCCGGAGCAAGATTCCTGCAGCATCCCTTGAGATTGAGAGAACCATAGAAACTTTAGCAATGCTTTCCTCTTGATGTTGTCGAATCTCATCTTCACTCAAAATGGTATAGTTCTAAAGAAGGGAGTATAAACAATTAGTAACCATGTAAACTGTTCAAATGCTTTATTTCAGAAAACATAATGAAGATTGCTCAAGTGTAAGAATGCAGAATGGGTCAGTGCTTTGTATAATCAGGATAAGAGGTTTGATTAGATTGGAGAGTAAAAAAAGAGTTCTAAACAatcttataattttaaaataaacagaACTTTAGACATGTGAATATTGGCACAAATGCAGAAGGTTAATGAAGCCATCGATTGAAACAACCTCCAGTTTGGGTCACTCAACTTTTACCTTCACACGCTCAGTGCTATATACCTTTTGGCAAACCTTGATTTTCAGTTcacaacaaattaaaaaaagTTTATCCACGAAACGATAAGACACTTAAAAGCTAGAACATGGGCGTTTTCCACCCTTCAAAGGATACCATAATTATCACAGTCCAACATTTGATAGGGTTAGCATACAGTCATGAATCAAACATTTTATTCACCCTTGACTTCAGCAAGAGACAATTTTCAGCCAAACCGTAGGCCCCAGAAAGGGCAGGGAAGGAGTTACAGGAGGGTTGGGGGGGAGGGGTCAAGTGACCAGCCTCATCTTCCAGAAATTTATTTACTTTAACTACAAGTTTTAAGACTTTAAAAATCCTTAGACATAACTTAGATTCTGACCCTGAGAAATGCTTGAAAATATACACCCTAAACCTCAGGTCTGGCTCCACCCCGTGCCGCCAAGGCAAGGGAAATGACAGAAACAATCTGAGATGGAAGACTCATTTCTTTTCGTCCACCACCACATCCTAAAGAACATGCCATAAATTACAATGGACACATTAAATGAGACACTTCTCAAAAAGTAGCATTAGCCGAACAATATAATAATAGCAACAGATCAAAGAAACAACAGGAAAAAGAATTCCAACGATCAcagaaataaaataccaaaaccTCGCCTACTATCCAATCCAAACCGTGCAGAGGACATCCCTAAATAATCAATACGCTTAAAGTCACCTAGCTAAACCACATATCCTTAGCTAAAGCGTGCACCGCTCACTAAAAAATTAATGCTTTTTTAACAAAAACGATCAATATAGATAAATCACAGCAATAACCTGTGACCGATGGTGGTGGAGCTGGAGTTGGTTATGAGAGGAGGAGAAACCATCGGAATCATCTGAATCATGGTCCATAAATCCATCACAGTCCATGATAACGTCATCCAAGTCGGAATCAGCGTCATCATTTCCACCGCCGTAAAAATCCTCATCGTCGTTGGAATCTTCCGTCATCGTCACTGCCATCTCATCCTCCGATTCCATCCCCAACACTCCCCCCTCGAAATTAATCCCACTTTTTTTAGGCAATGATTACCTTTTTCAGTATATGATAAGCTAATTGAACTGAATTTGAGAGACGTTTGGGTTTCGGAAAGAGAATAAAAACTCCATTTGGAGTTGATTCCTTGATTCTCTACGATCACGGGGAAAATTAAGGTTCAACTATCGATGCACAATGTACAAGAAACATGGTTACCattcctctcttttttttaaatattattattattattataaaatagtGGACACGCCAATTTTATTCTTGCCTTTGCTTCAAATTTCTGAACCAGGCCTACTTCTCCACATACAAAtatgtcatttctaaaaaaataattatataaataaaataaatgactAGTGCGCTTGAATTCAATGTAAAAAACCGATCGGTCTGATCTATTTTTatgctgaaaaataatatttttgatataaaaataatattttttata containing:
- the LOC140806962 gene encoding probable E3 ubiquitin-protein ligase ARI8, with translation MESEDEMAVTMTEDSNDDEDFYGGGNDDADSDLDDVIMDCDGFMDHDSDDSDGFSSSHNQLQLHHHRSQNYTILSEDEIRQHQEESIAKVSMVLSISRDAAGILLRHYNWSVSKVNDEWFADEEKVRKAVGLLENDIPLPNAKELTCGICFENYPCDRMSAAGCGHPFCFMCWQGYISTSINDGPGCLQLRCPDPSCGAAVGQDMVNKIALNDNKVKHNRYFLRSFVEDNRKMKWCPAPGCDFAVDFIVGGGSYDVTCRCSHCFCWNCVEEAHRPVDCGTVAKWILKNSAESENMNWILANSKPCPKCKRPIEKNQGCMHITCTPPCKFEFCWLCLGAWSEHGERTGGFYACNRYEVAKQEGVYDEAEKRKEMAKNSLERYTHYYERWATNQSSRQRALENLHQMQTVHLEKLSDKQRQPESQLKFIIEAWQQIVECRRVLKWTYAYGYYLPGDELAKKQFFEYVQGEAESGLERLHQCAEKEFQGYLNSEGPSKEFNEFRTKLAGLTSVTKNYFENLVRALENGLSDVDSHAASSRAGSSNNLGSGSGKGRGSRGKGTASKLSSSTNLDDSDHWSCDYCTLVNDKSATICRVCQQRR